A region of Piscinibacter gummiphilus DNA encodes the following proteins:
- a CDS encoding nitrate reductase cytochrome c-type subunit, whose amino-acid sequence MIARVLLFVLALAAGAAAAEPFTDAARGPKPIMETTEPPRLTNWVNDDQRRPRNYDMQPPTIPHRVDGYQVDRAFNKCLDCHARTRTEISQATPVSPTHYINRQGKVLPTISTRRYFCQQCHVAQEPVKPIVENTFQDVDTVVRNGRPSPTNAKK is encoded by the coding sequence GTGATCGCCCGCGTCCTCCTGTTCGTGCTCGCGCTGGCCGCGGGTGCCGCGGCGGCCGAACCGTTCACCGATGCGGCGCGCGGCCCGAAGCCCATCATGGAGACCACGGAACCCCCGCGTCTCACGAACTGGGTCAACGACGACCAGCGCCGGCCGCGCAACTACGACATGCAGCCGCCCACGATCCCGCACCGGGTCGACGGCTACCAGGTGGACCGCGCCTTCAACAAGTGCCTGGACTGCCACGCGCGCACGCGCACGGAGATCAGCCAGGCCACCCCGGTGAGCCCCACCCACTACATCAACCGCCAGGGGAAGGTGCTGCCCACGATCTCGACGCGCCGCTACTTCTGCCAGCAGTGCCACGTGGCCCAGGAGCCGGTGAAGCCGATCGTGGAGAACACGTTCCAGGACGTGGACACCGTGGTCCGCAACGGCCGCCCCTCCCCGACGAACGCGAAGAAATAG